Genomic window (Trueperaceae bacterium):
TGACGCTAAGCCGCGCCAACCCGCGCCCCGGCGCCCTCGCGGCGCTCCTGCCGGGCAGCCGGGCCCAGAGCGCGCGGCTGCTCGCCGCGCTCGTCGCCTGCTTCGACGGGCGCCGTCACGGCGACCAGGACACGACGGCCATCTACCGGCTCTCCACCCCGACGAGCGACCCCTTCTTCGCGGCGGCGCAGGGCGGGCTGCTGCTCGCCGCCACCGACCCCGACCTGCTGAGGGCCGGGTTGCGGCGCGCGGCGGGATCGGGGGAGCGCTCGCTGGCCGACACCCGCGTCGGGCGCTACGCGGCGCAGCTCGAACCGAGCGCCATCGCCATCACGCTTAACGCCACGGCCCTGGCCGACCTGGTGCCCGGCAACGCCGCGCGTGGGGGGCAGGCCGGCGTCGCCCGCCTCGCGGAACGCGCCAAGACCACCCTGCTGGCGCTCGGCGGCGTCGCCATCGGCATCACGGTCGACGATGGCGGCGTGTTGGCGCAGGCGGTCGCGCCGTGGGACGCCGCGCTGGCCGCAGCGGCGGGAGAACACGAGCTGCTCGCGCTCCTCGGCTGCGCCGGCTGCTCCCTGGGGCGGGCCCCGTACCTGCCCGCCTCGGCGGTATCGGTGGTGGCGGGCGCCCTGCGCCCCGCCGCGTTGGAAGCGTGGGTCGATAGCTGGCTGGCCGACGCTTCGGCCGCCGGCCTCTTCGGAGGCGAGGTCGTCACGCTGCGCGGCGCCGCGGCGGAGTCGCTCGGACTCGACCTCGGAGCGGCGCTGCTCGATCTGCCCGCCGGCGCCTGGTACCGCGTTACGACGGGCGTGCTGGGCACCGACCTGCGCGACTGGGTCCTGGGTCCGCCCACGCTCACGGCCGTGCCGGTCGCGTCCGAGGCGGCCGCCAGGCGCGCGGTCGACCTCTGGCTCGCCGCGCTCGCCGACCTTCGGCGCGCCGCCCGCGCGGCACCGTGGGCGCGCAGTCCGGCGGGCGCCGCGCTCGTCGATGGGGGGCTCTCGGTGCGCGAGGCGTCGCACGGCGGCGTCGACTACCTGCGGGTGAGGGCGGCGCCGAGCCTCGACGTCGGCATCGCCGTGGCGCACGGCCACCTGCTGATCGGCACCCCAACGGCGAGCCTGTTGGCGGCGCTCGACGAGTGGCCCACCTCCCCGGCGCCCGCCGGCCGCGTGGCGCGCGCCCTCGAGTCCGTCCACAGCGCACCCGGCGACGTCGTCGGCTACTCGGTCGTCGACGTGCGCAGCCTGCTGGACGGCGCCGCGGCCGTGGTCGACCTCGCATCCGGCCCGGTCGCCGGCGCCATCTGGCTGGGCGCCGTGAGCCTGGCTGACGCGGCGGAGCGCCACGCCGTGCGGTACCCGGCCGGGGGCTCGGCCGAGCAGGCCGCCACGCCCACCTACGACGACGCCCTGCGCGTGATGGACGCGGTGGTCGCGGCGCTCGAGACCCTGGCGTCCCGCACGAGCGTGGCCGTCGGGACCGTGTCGGTTCACGACGACGCCAGGTGGGCCGCCTGGCGCCTCGAGCTGAGTGGCCGTGGGCGTTGAGTCGCGGCTGAGCCTCGCGGGAGCAGCGGAGATCGCGCGCGAGCGCTTCGGCATCGTCGGGCGCGCCTCCAGGCTACCGAGCGAGCGCGACCAGAACTTCAAGCTCGACGGCGCGGGGGGCGGGGCACACGTGCTCAAGGTCTTCCACCGCGACGAGGACCCGGAGTTCGTGGCGGCCCAGGCGCGCGTTTTCCACCTGCTGCGGGAGGTGCCGCGGCGGGTCTTCCCCACCCTCGTGCCGACGGTGGAGGGCGACGCGTACGCGCAGGTGAGCGTCCCGCCCCCGAGCGGGAAGGGCGCCGGGTCGGGCGGCGAACGGCACATCGTGTGGGTCACGCGCTTCATGGCGGGCGAGCCCGCAGCGACCGCCGCGGCCCTGCCGCCGCGGGCGCTGCACGACCTTGGGAGCGTGCTGGGCCAGATGGACGCCGTGCTGGCGCGCAACCCGCAACCGGCCGCGAGGCGGCGGCTGGTCTGGTCGGCGCAGTCGGCGCCGACCGTGATCCGCAAGCACGTCCACCGGGTGGCCGGCGCCGAGCGGCGCGCGCTGATCATGAACGCCCTCGCCGGGTACGAGGCACACGCCCGACCGCGGCTGCCCGAGGTGCGCCACAGCCTCGTGCACAACGACGTCAACGACCACAACCTCCTGCTGGAAGACGGACAGGTGAGCGCCATCCTCGACTTCGGCGACATGCTCGAGTCGTACACGGCCTGCGAGGTCGCTCACGCCGCCGCCTACCTCATGCTCGACCGCCCCGACCCGCTGGCGGTGGCGGTGGCGCTCGTCGAGGGGTATCACGCCGCCTACCCGCTCCGCGAGGCCGAGCTGCACGTGCTCTTCGATCTCATCCGGTTGCGCCTCACGCTCAGCGTCGTGTTGAGCGCGCACCAGCAGGCGCTCAGGCCCGACGACCCGTACCTCAGCGTCTCCGAGGCGCCCGCGTGGCGGCTGCTGGAGCGGTTGGCGGCGGGCGACCCGCCCCGCCACGAGTTCATGGCCGCGCTGCTCGCCGTCAGTGGCGACCGGTGACGCCCCTGCCCGTCCGCACCCCGCAGGAGCTCCTGGCGGCGCGCCGCGACCACCTTGGCCGCGGCCTCAGCGTGAGCTACCGCGACCCCCTCAAGATCGTCAGGGGCGAGGGGCAGTACCTCTTCGACCAGGCGGGCAACGCCTACCTCGATTGCGTCAACAACGTCTGCCACGTCGGCCACTGCCACCCGCGCGTGGTCGAGGCCGGTCGACTCCAGATGGCGGAGCTCAACACGAACACGCGTTACCTGCACGACGCGATCGTCGAGTACGCCATGCGGCTCACCGCCACGCTGCCGGAGCCGCTCAGCGTCTGCTACTTCGTGAACTCGGGCAGCGAGGCCAACGAGCTGGCGCTGCGGTTGGCGCGGGCCCACACGGGCGGGCGCGACGTCATCGCCCTCGAGCACGCCTACCACGGGCACACGCAGGCGCTGATCGACGTCAGCCATTACAAGTTCGCCGGCCCTGGCGGGGAGGGGCGGCCCGCCACCACCCAGGTCGTCCGCCTCCCCGACCCGTACCGCGGGGAGCACAGGGGGTACACGGAGGCCGCCGGTCGAGCCTACGCGGCCGACGTCGCCTCGGCGGCCGACGCGGTGCGGGCCGCGGGGCGGCGCCCGGCCGCGTTCCTGGCCGAATCGATCTCCGGCTGCGGCGGTCAGGTCGTGTTCCCCCAGGGTTACCTGCGGGGCGCGTACGAGGCGGCGCGGGCTGCCGGGGCCGTCTGCATCGCCGACGAGGTGCAGGTAGGCTTCGGGCGCGTGGGCGAGCGGTTCTGGGCCTTCGAGCTGCAGGGGGTCACGCCCGACATCGTCACCATGGGCAAGCCGATCGGCAACGGCCACCCGCTGGCGGCGGTGGTCACCACCCCCGAGGTCGCAGCGTCGTTCGAGACCGGCATGGAGTACTTCAACACCTTCGGCGGCAACCCGGTCTCGTGCGCGGTGGGGCTGGCCGTCCTCGACGTGATCGCCGAGGAACGCCTCCAGGAGCACGCCCTCACGGTCGGGCGGCACCTCGTCAACGGGTTGCGCGCCCTGCAAGGGCGCCACGAGCTGATCGGCGACGTGCGGGGCGAGGGGCTCTTCATCGGCGTGGAGCTGGTGACGGACCGCGCCACGCTCGAGCCCGCCACGACCCGCGCGCGCGAGGCGGTCGAGGCCCTGCGGCACCGCGGCATACTCCTCTCGACCGACGGGCCCCACGCGAACGTCATCAAGATCAAGCCGCCGCTACCCTTCACGACCGAGGACGCGGACCGCGTCGTCGCCGAGCTGGACGCCGCGCTGGGCCGGGCCTGACGCGCCCTAGCGCGCCCCGGCGCGCGCTGCGCGCGTCACGGACCGGCAGCGAGCGTGCGATAGCATCAAGGGTGCTAGCTGGCACCCGCCCACCCGACGCCTACGTCCCCGACCCGCACAGGTGGCGCACCCTCGCCGTGTTGTCGGTGGTGCTGTTCATGTCGCTCATCGACGTGAGCATCGTCAACGTGGCGCTGCCGTCCATCCAGTTGGGGCTGGGAGCGACCGATTCGCAGCTCCAGTGGGTGCTCTCCGGTTACGCGCTCACCTTCGGGGTGGGGTTGGTGACGGCGGGGCGCGCCGGCGACATCTACGGCCGAGCCCCGCTGTTCGTGGTGGGGGTGGCCCTGTTCACCGCGTCGTCGGCGGCGGCGGGCCTGGCCCACGACGCCACCCTCCTCAACGTGGCCCGCGCGTTGCAGGGCGTCGGCTCGGGTCTCATCAGCCCGCAGGTCGTCGGGATGGTGCAGCAGTACTTCCGCGGCGCGGAGCGGGCGCGGGCCTTCGCGATCTTCGGCGCGGCCGTGGGCGTATCCGTGGCCGTCGGCCCGCTGCTGGGCGGCCTCCTCATCGCGGCGGGCGGGCCGCTGCACGGGTGGCGCTGGACGTTCTTCGTCAACGTGCCGGTGGGGGTCGTCGCCGTCGTGCTGGCGCTGCTCTGGTTCCCGCGACCCCTGCTGAACAGGAACCAGCCGGGCGCCGGCCAGGGGCAAGGCGAAGACCGCCACCTCGACCCTGTCGGCGCGGTGCTCCTTGGCCTGGCCGTCCTCGCCCTCCTCCTGCCGTTCGTGGAGGGGCGTCAGGCGACGGCGTTGTGGCTGGCGGTCCCGATCGGCGCGGCCCTGGTGGGCGTGTGGCTGTGGTGGGAGCGGCGCGAGAAGCGCCGCGGCCGCCGCCCCATGGTGGACCTGGGCATCTTCCGCGTCCGCAGCTTCGCGAACGGCGCGCTCCTCATCACGGTCTACTTCGTGGGCATCACCAGCGTGTGGGTGTTGGTGGCCATGTACCTGCAGGACGGGCTCGGCCGCACGGCGCTCGAGACTGGGCTCATGGGGCTGCCCAGCGCGGTGTTGTCGGCGTTCTCGGCGCTGTTGGCGGGGCGCAACGTGATCAGGCACGGCCGCAAGGTCGTGATCGTCGGCATGTACAGCGCGCTGTTCGGCCTCCTGACCAGCATCGTCGTCGTGTGGCTGCGCTCGCGCGGGCTCGCCAGCGAGTGGTGGCTGCTCCTCACGCTGAGCTTCCTCGGCATCGGCCAGGGCTCGGTCATCAGCCCGAACCAGACGCTCACGCTAGCGGACGTGCCCCTCGAGTACGCGGGCAGTTCGGGCGGCATCATGCAGACGGGCCAACGCATCGGGACCTCGGTGGGCATCGCCGTGATCACGGCCGTCGCCTTCGCCACCCTCGCCCGGAGCGACTGGTCGGTGGCGTTCATGACGGGCTTCGCCGCCATCGTGCTCGTGGTCGCCTGCTCGCTCGGCATCGCTTACGCGGACCTGCGCGAGCGCCGGCTGAGGCCCTCCGGCCTCCGGTAAGCTCTCGGGCATGACGGGTGTCCACCACGTGACGGGGATCACGAGCGACGTGCAGGCGAGCGTCGACTTCCACGCGGGCCTCCTGGGCCTCGGCCTCGTCAAGCGCACCGTGAACCTTGGCGACCCGGGGGTGTTGCGCTACATCGGCCGGGCGGACGACGGGCTCCTGCGTGCCCGGCCGGCGGGCGGGGCGCCGTGAGCGCCGGCATGGAGGTACCGCCGGCCGGCGACCAGTGTCACCTGAGCCCGGCCGAGCTGGCCGCCGCCGTCCTGCCCGCGCCGACCGTCGAGGAGGCCGTGCGCCTGGCGAAGGGGTTCGCGGATCCCACCCGCCTGCGCATCCTGGCGCTCCTGCGGCTGGGCGAGGTGTGCGTGCACCAGATCGTCGACGCGTTGGGGTTGGAGCAGTCGGCGGTGAGCCACCAGCTGGGCACGCTGAGGGCGGCGCGCCTGGTGGAGTCGACGCGCCGGGGACGGCACGTCTACTACCGGTTGGCAGACGAGCACGTGGCGGCCATGCTCGAGGGCGTCCTGCTCCACAGCCAGGAGGTCTGACGGTCGCCGGTGACCCCCGCTGGTCATATGAACGGATCGTCATATATAGTGTGGCGTCGGCCGGGAGGTCCGGCGCCACATGTCGACCGCCACGCTCGAGTTGCAGCGGCTCCTACCCGGCCACGCGCCTCTCGAGGACGCCTGCACCACCCAGTTGACAGCGGCGATCGCCGCCCTGCACGGCGTGACGGCCGCGCGACTCGAGCGCGCGGGTGGCAGGGCGCACGTGAGCGTCGATTACGACCAGGGCGCGCTCTCGACCGCCGAGCTGGCGCGCCTGGCGGGCGCCGCCGCCACCGCCGTGGGCCGCCGGTACGAGCACGCCGAGTACCGCCTCGCGGGCCTGCACTGCGGCGACTGCGCCGCCAAGGTCGCGGCGGTGACATCGCGCCTGAGCGGCGTGTTCGACGCCGACGCCAGCTACGCCGCCGAGAAGCTCACGGTCACGCTCGACAGGGAGGTGGCCGCCCCCGCCAAGCTGGTGGCGCAGATCGAGGGGCTCGGTTACCGCGTCCTGTCCGGCCCGGGCGTCGAAGCGCGGGCCGCGCCGGCAGGTGGACCTCACGAGCCCGACGGCGTCTCGC
Coding sequences:
- a CDS encoding helix-turn-helix transcriptional regulator, yielding MEVPPAGDQCHLSPAELAAAVLPAPTVEEAVRLAKGFADPTRLRILALLRLGEVCVHQIVDALGLEQSAVSHQLGTLRAARLVESTRRGRHVYYRLADEHVAAMLEGVLLHSQEV
- a CDS encoding VOC family protein, whose protein sequence is MTGVHHVTGITSDVQASVDFHAGLLGLGLVKRTVNLGDPGVLRYIGRADDGLLRARPAGGAP
- a CDS encoding MFS transporter; this translates as MLAGTRPPDAYVPDPHRWRTLAVLSVVLFMSLIDVSIVNVALPSIQLGLGATDSQLQWVLSGYALTFGVGLVTAGRAGDIYGRAPLFVVGVALFTASSAAAGLAHDATLLNVARALQGVGSGLISPQVVGMVQQYFRGAERARAFAIFGAAVGVSVAVGPLLGGLLIAAGGPLHGWRWTFFVNVPVGVVAVVLALLWFPRPLLNRNQPGAGQGQGEDRHLDPVGAVLLGLAVLALLLPFVEGRQATALWLAVPIGAALVGVWLWWERREKRRGRRPMVDLGIFRVRSFANGALLITVYFVGITSVWVLVAMYLQDGLGRTALETGLMGLPSAVLSAFSALLAGRNVIRHGRKVVIVGMYSALFGLLTSIVVVWLRSRGLASEWWLLLTLSFLGIGQGSVISPNQTLTLADVPLEYAGSSGGIMQTGQRIGTSVGIAVITAVAFATLARSDWSVAFMTGFAAIVLVVACSLGIAYADLRERRLRPSGLR